One window of Pyxicephalus adspersus chromosome 4, UCB_Pads_2.0, whole genome shotgun sequence genomic DNA carries:
- the GJA10 gene encoding gap junction alpha-10 protein, which yields MGDWNLLGSILEEVHIHSTIVGKIWLTILFIFRMLVLGVAAEDVWDDEQEEFICNTEQPGCRNVCYDKAFPISLIRYWVLQIIFVSSPSLVYMGHALYRLRALEKERQRKKAQIRAELEELQTVIDEHRRLEKELRKLEEQKKVNKAPLRGSLLRTYVLHILTRSVVEVGFMVGQYLLYGFDLNPLYKCSRFPCPNIVDCFVSRPTEKTIFMVFMHSIAAVSLFLNILEIFHLGIKKIKQGLYGKHLSEVTEDEISICKSKKNSVQQVCMLSNSSPNKIHMPLSSSNYKLIPDQQMNSVGLPAYLPPPPGFKEVQMINDQGQYGEVMATEKHRRSVDHLNTDHHSGQINMHCKQESRYVDHQRMSNHNDQYHGQILSRNLPDQHLAERREEQHVSPLQKRNLSSSSEDSHKKSQRNSCLGSKSCLKSHQSLDQARHSTVHPLRSCLHSSHMELPSALRKYSRVSSCKDFAEDRSDSADSGHRKVSSTSRGLSESRLASDPDSSDSRNGSGSESRRREDITSITPPPPSGRRMSMSMLLELSSIMKK from the exons ATGGGTGACTGGAACCTGCTGGGAAGCATTCTGGAAGAAGTTCATATTCACTCCACCATTGTGGGAAAGATCTGGCTTACAATCCTCTTTATATTTCGGATGCTAGTGCTTGGAGTAGCTGCTGAAGATGTTTGGGATGATGAACAAGAAGAATTTATTTGCAACACAGAACAGCCTGGCTGCAGGAATGTCTGCTATGATAAAGCTTTCCCTATCTCTCTTATTAGGTATTGGGTTTTACAGATAATTTTTGTGTCTTCTCCATCATTAGTTTATATGGGACATGCACTTTATAGACTGAGGGCCCTGGAGAAAGAGAGACAGAGGAAAAAGGCTCAAATAAGGGCAGAGTTAGAAGAGCTACAGACCGTTATTGATGAACACAGGAGACTGGAGAAGGAGCTGAGGAAATTAGAAGAACAAAAGAAAGTGAACAAGGCCCCCCTTAGAGGTTCACTTCTACGGACTTATGTGCTGCATATCCTCACCAGATCCGTTGTAGAAGTTGGATTTATGGTGGGCCAGTACTTACTGTATGGGTTTGACCTTAACCCACTTTACAAATGTTCACGTTTCCCATGCCCCAATATAGTGGACTGTTTTGTATCCAGGCCAACAGAAAAAACTATCTTCATGGTTTTCATGCACAGCATTGctgctgtgtcattgtttttaaatattttagaaatttttCATCTCGGTATTAAGAAGATCAAACAAGGACTTTATGGAAAACATCTTTCAGAGGTTACAGAAGATGAAATAAGCATTTGCAAGTCTAAAAAGAACTCTGTTCAGCAGGTTTGCATGTTGAGTAATTCTTCCCCCAACAAGATACATATGCCCTTGTCTTCAAGTAACTATAAACTAATTCCTGACCAGCAAATGAACTCTGTTGGATTACCTGCCTACCTTCCACCACCTCCAGGATTTAAGGAGGTACAAATGATTAATGACCAAGGTCAGTATGGAGAGGTTATGGCTACTGAAAAGCATAGGAGGAGTGTGGATCATCTGAACACTGATCATCACAGCGGACAGATCAATATGCACTGTAAACAGGAGTCTAGATATGTGGACCATCAGAGAATGAGCAATCACAATGATCAATACCATGGACAAATTCTGAGCAGAAATCTGCCTGATCAGCATCTTGCAGAACGCAGGGAAGAACAACACGTCTCTCCATTGCAAAAGAGAAATCTCTCCTCAAGCAGTGAGGACTCACATAAGAAATCTCAGCGCAATAGTTGTCTGGGGTCCAAGAGCTGCCTTAAAAGTCATCAGTCCTTAGACCAAGCAAGACACAGTACTGTGCACCCTCTTAGATCATGCCTTCATTCCAGCCATATGGAGCTGCCATCTGCTTTGCGCAAATACAGCAGAGTCAGTAGTTGCAAAGACTTTGCTGAAGACAGAAGTGACTCTGCAGACAGTGGACACCGGAAAGTCAGTTCCACTTCTAGAGGATTATCAGAAAGCAGGCTGGCTAGTGATCCAGATAGTTCTGACTCAAGGAATGGCTCAGGATCTGAATCAAGGAGACGAGAGGATATCACCAGCATTACTCCTCCTCCGCCATCTGGGCGCAGAATGTCAATG aGCATGCTTCTGGAGCTTTCCTCtatcatgaaaaaataa